From a single Pseudomonas triticicola genomic region:
- a CDS encoding 3-oxoacyl-ACP reductase family protein yields MNTSTLPLTGKIAIVTGGSRSIGAAIAKRLAADGATVAITYNASPDRAEAVVQEIVAAGGQAVALAADAGNPEAVRAAIAEVAQRFGKIDILVNNAGISLLGAPEDIAFEDFQRILAVNVTGVFVATQQALKHMGQGGRIIHIGSSMVQFAAFATASVYTLSKGALTGFSRGLVRDLGPRGITVNTVHPGPTDSDMNPADGPIADFLRPNIAMGRYGEGKDVASAVAYLASAEAGFVTGAELIVDGGFTA; encoded by the coding sequence ATGAACACTTCCACGCTTCCACTGACCGGCAAAATCGCCATCGTGACCGGTGGCTCACGCAGCATCGGCGCAGCAATCGCCAAGCGGCTCGCGGCAGATGGCGCCACCGTCGCTATCACCTACAACGCATCGCCAGATCGCGCCGAAGCGGTCGTGCAGGAAATCGTTGCGGCGGGCGGCCAGGCTGTGGCGCTGGCGGCCGATGCGGGCAATCCCGAGGCTGTACGTGCAGCGATTGCCGAGGTTGCACAGCGTTTTGGCAAGATCGACATTCTGGTCAACAACGCTGGTATCAGCCTGCTCGGGGCCCCCGAGGACATCGCCTTCGAGGACTTTCAACGCATCCTTGCGGTGAACGTGACCGGCGTCTTCGTCGCCACTCAGCAAGCGCTCAAACACATGGGGCAGGGCGGTCGCATCATTCACATCGGCAGCTCGATGGTGCAATTCGCTGCGTTCGCTACCGCCTCCGTCTACACCCTGAGCAAAGGTGCGCTGACCGGTTTCAGTCGTGGACTGGTGCGCGATCTTGGGCCGCGCGGCATCACTGTGAACACCGTCCATCCCGGCCCGACCGACAGCGACATGAACCCGGCCGACGGGCCTATTGCGGATTTCCTACGCCCGAACATCGCCATGGGGCGGTACGGCGAGGGCAAGGATGTTGCCAGCGCGGTGGCGTACCTGGCCAGTGCAGAGGCAGGGTTTGTCACCGGCGCAGAATTAATCGTCGACGGCGGCTTCACAGCGTAA
- a CDS encoding response regulator transcription factor — translation MTLWSHSSPAQSPGVLGEPVVYVVDDDASMRQALDSLLRSIGLQVQTFDSAGDFLAQAQREVPGCLVLDVRLRGESGLTFQEQMEKNGLRIPVVFMTGHGDIAMSVKAMKAGAVDFLAKPFRDQDMLDAVASALARDRARLAAEHSGAVLCRAYQTLTAREREVLGFVIAGLMNKQIAGQLNLSEVTVKVHRGQVMRKMAARSVADLVRIAEALGIEPVQRNP, via the coding sequence ATGACCTTGTGGTCGCATTCCAGCCCTGCGCAGAGTCCCGGCGTGCTCGGCGAGCCAGTGGTGTACGTGGTCGATGACGATGCCTCGATGCGCCAGGCGCTCGACAGCTTGCTGCGCTCGATCGGCCTGCAGGTGCAAACCTTCGACAGCGCCGGAGATTTTCTCGCGCAAGCGCAACGTGAGGTACCCGGTTGCCTGGTGCTCGACGTGCGCCTGCGCGGCGAAAGTGGCCTGACGTTTCAGGAACAGATGGAAAAAAACGGCTTGCGCATCCCCGTGGTGTTCATGACCGGCCACGGCGACATCGCCATGAGCGTCAAGGCGATGAAGGCCGGCGCGGTGGATTTTCTGGCCAAGCCGTTCCGTGATCAGGACATGCTCGACGCCGTGGCCAGTGCGTTGGCTCGCGACCGTGCGCGGCTAGCAGCCGAACACTCCGGCGCCGTTTTGTGTCGGGCTTACCAAACCCTGACCGCACGTGAGCGCGAAGTGCTCGGCTTCGTCATTGCCGGGCTGATGAACAAACAGATTGCCGGACAGCTCAACCTCAGCGAGGTCACGGTCAAGGTCCACCGTGGCCAGGTCATGCGCAAAATGGCCGCACGTTCAGTGGCCGATCTGGTGCGTATCGCAGAAGCGCTGGGCATCGAGCCTGTCCAGCGCAACCCCTGA
- a CDS encoding EamA family transporter produces MSRPEFAPTVPPPFPRYLAVIILLCMGCAFAGNHVAARVAFDDGAGVLLAILMRSGGTLLVLAILVLWQRQSLRLPTGAWRWQLLLGLLITAQSLCLYSAVARVPVALALLVANVFPILLALLTWALGGPRPSARTAMLMGLILVGLVFVLDVPGRLSDSASVGPEWLLGVALAFCAASVFACALWITDHKLSQVRGSVRSLLTIFIVFSSVNLAGLTGALPGGLNLPATSTGWLALATLVVLYGTGFIVLFISVPRLDMPRNAPVMNIEPLATLLMGWIVLDQMLSRGQIVGGVIVVSGIVLLTYRIAPVRVGVKAEV; encoded by the coding sequence ATGTCCCGTCCTGAGTTTGCGCCAACCGTCCCCCCGCCCTTCCCCCGTTATCTCGCCGTGATCATTCTGTTGTGCATGGGTTGTGCGTTCGCCGGCAACCACGTCGCGGCACGGGTCGCTTTTGATGATGGCGCAGGCGTGCTGCTGGCAATTCTGATGCGCTCGGGCGGGACCTTGCTGGTGCTGGCCATTCTCGTCCTGTGGCAGCGGCAAAGCCTGCGTCTGCCGACGGGCGCGTGGCGTTGGCAACTGTTGTTGGGCCTGCTGATTACTGCGCAGAGCCTGTGTCTGTACTCCGCTGTCGCGCGGGTCCCGGTCGCTTTGGCGCTGCTGGTGGCCAACGTGTTTCCGATCCTGCTGGCCTTGCTGACCTGGGCGCTGGGCGGCCCACGACCAAGCGCACGCACCGCGATGTTGATGGGCTTGATTCTCGTGGGATTGGTGTTCGTACTGGACGTCCCCGGACGTCTGTCAGACAGCGCGAGCGTCGGCCCGGAATGGCTACTGGGCGTCGCACTCGCCTTCTGCGCCGCGAGCGTATTCGCCTGCGCGCTGTGGATCACCGATCACAAGCTGTCGCAAGTGCGCGGCTCGGTGCGCAGCCTGCTGACCATCTTCATCGTGTTCAGCAGCGTCAACCTGGCCGGCCTGACCGGCGCCCTCCCCGGCGGACTCAACCTCCCCGCCACTTCAACCGGCTGGCTGGCCCTTGCCACGCTTGTCGTGCTCTATGGGACCGGCTTCATTGTGTTGTTCATTTCCGTGCCCCGACTGGACATGCCACGCAACGCCCCGGTGATGAATATCGAACCACTGGCGACGTTGTTGATGGGCTGGATTGTGCTGGATCAAATGCTCAGCAGAGGGCAGATCGTGGGTGGAGTGATTGTGGTGAGCGGGATTGTTTTGCTGACGTATCGCATAGCGCCGGTGAGGGTTGGGGTGAAGGCTGAGGTTTGA
- a CDS encoding trifunctional serine/threonine-protein kinase/ATP-binding protein/sensor histidine kinase — protein sequence MASRKQILWDDGERVLSRERGSNDGSLLAVRPALGQPLPSTLERLAHEYSLRDDLNSAWALQPTAFERTGTRVRLLFDDPGGEPLSRLLVAPLDIETCLELAMNIAKALGHMHQRGLVHKDMKPQHVFVHCHDGQARLTGFGLATRLPRERQAPTPPESIAGTLAYMAPEQTGRMNRSIDSRSDLYAFGVTLYQMLTGSLPFSANDPTEWVHCHIARLPMPVCERVATVPPMFSRVVMKLLAKTAEERYQSAVGVEHDLRRCLDDWRRMRQIETFTLDEQGACERLLIPEKLYGREHEVQTLIDAFANVVQTGAPTLVLVSGYSGIGKSSVVSELHKVLVPSRGLFAAGKFDQYQRDVPYSTLVQAFQGLVRTLLGKRTDVLAGWREALLRALEANARLITDLIPELKLIIGEPPPVPELEPQQAQQRFLQVLQRFIGVFAQAEHPLALFLDDLQWLDAATVDLLEDLLSRAETPHLLLVGAYRDNEVDGDHPLSRTLKTLHHAGVHIDEIRLAPLAGAHIEQLISESLRCPPASIVGLARLVLDKTAGNPFFVIQFLHALAEEKLLRYEPARQRWRWDVHLINGKGYTDNVVDLMVGKLARLPQETCQALQQLACLGNVARLDTLATVLDVPVPHAHSALWPAVRLELVERQDGAYRFVHDRIHEAAYSLIAETERAQMHLRIGRLLALQTQGERREEAIFEIVGQLNRGAHLISLRAEREQLAEFNLLAGQRAKASTAYTSALTYLGAGAELLGEQGYDSRHELGFALELDRAECEFLTGQLQLADSHLATLAERALTTVERAAVACLQMDVYLLLDRSDRAVTVCLAFLRQVGIDWPARPDDIQVRDEYQQVWTSLRGRSIEQMIDLPLMEDPAARATLDALGKLFAPAVQSDLNLASLTICKAISLSLQYGNCDASCLLYANFGRVSGPRFGDYAAGYRFGRLGCDLVDRRGLTRYEASTWLCFSIFVVRWMRPVRECRELLRRALNAAHRSGDLPYAAFAGNSLISDLLFIGEPLAEVQAQAESGLVYAQKVGFGLVADFMRCQLTLIRMLRGQTPTFGCFDDEGFDETAVEAHLAGSADLALARGKYWVRKLQARYLAGDYAAAAECAAQAQGLLWVVSAFFEEAEYHFYAALTLAAHGETDAGALQRLGQHHEQLQTWARLCAETFASQVALVGAEMARVTGQLLEAELQYEQAIQLAQDNGLLHIQALANELAARFYSARGLARISRGYLRDARYAYLRWGAAGKVRELERRHRFLRAEEAQPNPVTTLITPVEHLDLATVLKVSQAVSGEIVLDRLIETVMRTAIEQAGAEHGLLILLNADVPYVAARTRIGDGATQLCNAPLQAVALAESVLYQTLRTGENLCLDDAVADQLFAADPYVQQRGARSILCLALMNQARVVGALYLENNLSAGVFSPARLAVLRLVASQAAISLDNARLYRDLAEREAKIRRLVDANIIGIVVWSVEGKIIEANDAFLRMVGYARDELLSGLVHWRDMTPPSMRASSDAALATAIRTGRAQPFEKEYIRKDGSRLPVIVGLAAFEASQQQGLAFVLDISERKLAEEHVREGERRYRQVQTELAHANRVATMGQLAASIAHEVNQPIAATVTNANAALRWLGARPPNLDEVEQGLRHIIVDGNRAADVLGRIRALIHKTPPQRQPVSLNLLIEQMVDFSRGEALKHGAEVSVELAADLPFVVADRVELQQVLLNLIINSLEAMANMEVGQRRLLIRSEASGDSVQISVSDSGPGFACEQAEQVFTAFYTTKSTGLGMGLSICRTIIESHGGRLWAERNEPSGARVVFGLPRCE from the coding sequence ATGGCCAGCAGAAAACAGATTTTGTGGGACGACGGCGAGCGGGTGCTGTCCCGTGAGCGCGGTTCGAATGATGGCAGCCTACTGGCGGTGCGTCCGGCGCTGGGCCAGCCATTGCCGAGCACCCTGGAGCGACTTGCGCATGAATACAGCCTCAGGGACGACCTCAATTCTGCCTGGGCGTTGCAGCCGACAGCTTTCGAGCGTACGGGCACCCGAGTTCGTCTGCTGTTCGACGATCCGGGCGGCGAGCCGTTGTCGCGGTTGCTGGTCGCCCCGCTGGATATCGAAACCTGTCTGGAATTGGCCATGAACATCGCCAAGGCACTGGGCCATATGCATCAGCGTGGTCTGGTGCACAAAGACATGAAACCGCAGCATGTTTTTGTCCATTGTCATGATGGGCAGGCGCGGCTGACCGGCTTCGGCCTGGCCACGCGCTTGCCACGGGAGCGGCAAGCGCCCACGCCACCGGAATCTATCGCCGGGACGCTGGCTTACATGGCGCCGGAGCAAACCGGGCGGATGAATCGTTCGATCGATTCGCGTAGTGATCTGTATGCCTTTGGCGTGACGCTTTACCAGATGCTCACCGGCTCGCTGCCGTTCAGTGCCAATGACCCGACGGAGTGGGTGCATTGCCATATCGCGCGGCTGCCAATGCCCGTGTGTGAACGGGTGGCGACGGTGCCGCCGATGTTCTCGCGAGTGGTCATGAAACTGCTGGCGAAAACGGCCGAGGAACGCTATCAGAGCGCAGTCGGTGTCGAGCATGACTTGCGCCGTTGCCTCGATGACTGGCGCCGTATGCGCCAGATCGAGACGTTCACGTTGGACGAGCAGGGCGCCTGCGAACGCTTGCTGATTCCGGAAAAACTCTACGGCCGCGAACACGAAGTGCAAACGTTGATCGATGCCTTCGCCAATGTGGTGCAGACAGGCGCGCCGACACTGGTGCTGGTATCCGGCTATTCCGGCATCGGCAAATCGTCGGTGGTCAGTGAACTGCACAAGGTGCTGGTGCCGTCGCGTGGCTTGTTCGCCGCCGGCAAGTTCGACCAGTACCAGCGCGACGTGCCTTATTCGACCCTGGTTCAGGCCTTTCAGGGGCTGGTGCGGACGCTATTGGGCAAGCGCACCGACGTACTGGCGGGCTGGCGCGAAGCACTGTTGCGGGCACTGGAAGCGAATGCGCGGTTGATCACCGATCTGATCCCCGAACTCAAGCTGATCATCGGCGAGCCGCCGCCCGTGCCTGAGTTGGAGCCGCAACAGGCGCAGCAGCGGTTCCTTCAGGTCTTGCAGCGTTTTATCGGCGTGTTCGCTCAGGCCGAGCATCCGTTGGCGCTGTTCCTTGACGACCTGCAATGGCTCGACGCGGCCACCGTTGATCTGCTCGAAGATTTGCTCAGTCGCGCAGAGACCCCTCATCTGCTGCTGGTCGGTGCTTATCGCGACAACGAGGTAGATGGCGATCACCCACTCAGCCGCACACTCAAGACCCTGCATCACGCCGGCGTACACATTGACGAAATTCGTCTGGCGCCACTGGCTGGCGCGCACATCGAACAACTGATCAGCGAATCACTGCGTTGCCCGCCGGCGAGCATTGTCGGGCTGGCGCGGCTGGTGCTGGACAAGACCGCTGGCAATCCGTTCTTCGTCATCCAGTTTCTGCACGCCCTGGCCGAGGAGAAGCTGCTGAGATACGAGCCTGCGCGCCAGCGCTGGCGTTGGGATGTGCACCTGATCAACGGCAAGGGCTACACCGACAATGTCGTCGATTTGATGGTCGGCAAACTGGCGCGGCTGCCCCAAGAAACTTGCCAGGCGCTGCAACAACTGGCCTGCCTGGGCAACGTCGCACGTCTCGACACGCTGGCCACAGTCCTTGATGTGCCGGTGCCTCACGCTCACTCCGCATTGTGGCCGGCGGTGCGGCTGGAGTTGGTCGAGCGTCAGGACGGTGCCTACAGGTTTGTGCATGATCGCATCCATGAGGCGGCGTATTCGCTGATCGCTGAAACCGAACGGGCGCAAATGCACCTGCGCATCGGCCGGCTGCTGGCACTGCAAACCCAGGGGGAGCGGCGCGAGGAGGCGATCTTCGAGATTGTCGGCCAGCTCAATCGCGGTGCGCATCTGATCAGCCTGCGTGCCGAGCGCGAGCAGCTGGCCGAGTTCAACCTGCTCGCCGGCCAGCGAGCGAAGGCCTCGACCGCTTATACCTCAGCACTGACCTATCTGGGGGCCGGCGCAGAACTGTTGGGCGAGCAGGGTTATGACAGTCGGCATGAACTGGGTTTCGCTCTGGAGCTGGACCGTGCCGAGTGCGAATTTCTCACCGGCCAACTGCAGCTTGCCGACTCGCACCTGGCGACATTGGCCGAGCGCGCCCTGACCACCGTCGAGCGCGCGGCGGTGGCGTGCCTGCAGATGGATGTCTACTTGCTGCTTGATCGCAGTGACCGGGCGGTGACGGTGTGTCTGGCCTTTCTGCGTCAGGTCGGCATCGATTGGCCAGCGCGTCCGGACGATATTCAGGTGCGCGACGAATACCAGCAGGTCTGGACCAGCCTGCGCGGGCGCAGTATCGAGCAGATGATCGACTTGCCGCTGATGGAGGATCCTGCCGCGCGGGCCACCCTCGATGCGCTAGGCAAACTCTTCGCGCCGGCGGTGCAGTCGGATCTGAACCTCGCCAGCCTGACCATTTGCAAAGCGATCAGCCTGAGCCTGCAATATGGCAACTGCGACGCCTCCTGCCTGCTCTATGCCAACTTCGGGCGCGTGTCGGGGCCGCGTTTTGGCGACTATGCCGCTGGTTATCGATTTGGCCGTCTGGGCTGCGATCTGGTTGATCGGCGCGGGCTCACGCGTTATGAAGCGAGCACTTGGTTGTGCTTCTCGATCTTCGTGGTGCGCTGGATGCGGCCAGTGCGCGAGTGCCGCGAACTGTTGCGCCGTGCGCTCAACGCGGCCCATCGCAGCGGCGATCTGCCGTATGCAGCGTTCGCTGGAAACAGCCTGATTTCCGATCTGTTGTTTATCGGCGAGCCGCTGGCCGAGGTGCAGGCGCAAGCGGAATCAGGGCTGGTCTATGCACAAAAGGTCGGTTTCGGTCTGGTGGCGGATTTCATGCGCTGCCAGTTGACGCTGATCCGCATGCTGCGCGGGCAGACGCCGACGTTCGGCTGTTTCGACGATGAGGGGTTCGATGAAACAGCTGTCGAAGCGCATCTGGCCGGTTCGGCGGATCTGGCGCTGGCGCGCGGCAAGTACTGGGTACGCAAGTTGCAGGCGCGCTATCTGGCCGGGGATTACGCGGCGGCCGCTGAGTGCGCGGCCCAGGCGCAGGGACTTTTGTGGGTGGTTTCGGCGTTTTTCGAGGAGGCCGAATACCATTTCTACGCGGCGTTGACCTTGGCGGCCCACGGCGAAACTGACGCGGGTGCTTTGCAGCGTCTGGGTCAACATCATGAACAGTTGCAGACGTGGGCGCGCTTGTGTGCAGAGACCTTCGCCAGTCAGGTGGCGCTGGTCGGCGCGGAAATGGCGCGCGTCACCGGGCAGTTGCTCGAAGCCGAATTGCAGTACGAGCAAGCCATTCAATTGGCTCAGGACAATGGTTTGCTACATATCCAAGCGCTGGCCAACGAACTGGCCGCACGGTTCTACAGCGCTCGCGGGCTGGCCAGGATATCCCGGGGTTACCTGCGCGACGCACGCTACGCCTATCTGCGTTGGGGGGCTGCTGGCAAGGTGCGGGAGCTGGAGCGACGTCATCGTTTTCTGCGTGCCGAAGAGGCGCAACCGAATCCGGTCACCACGCTCATTACGCCAGTTGAACATCTCGACCTGGCGACGGTGCTCAAGGTCTCTCAAGCAGTCTCCGGCGAGATCGTCCTGGACCGTTTGATCGAAACGGTGATGCGCACCGCGATCGAACAGGCCGGGGCCGAGCATGGCCTGCTTATTTTGTTGAACGCCGACGTTCCCTATGTCGCTGCGCGAACCCGTATCGGCGACGGTGCCACGCAGCTGTGCAACGCGCCGCTGCAGGCGGTGGCGCTGGCTGAGTCGGTGCTCTACCAGACGCTGCGCACCGGCGAAAACCTGTGCCTGGACGATGCCGTCGCGGATCAGCTATTCGCTGCAGATCCATACGTTCAGCAGCGTGGCGCGCGCTCAATCCTGTGCCTGGCGCTGATGAATCAGGCACGGGTGGTCGGGGCGTTGTATCTGGAAAACAACCTGTCCGCCGGCGTGTTCAGCCCGGCGCGTCTGGCCGTGCTGCGGCTGGTGGCGTCGCAGGCTGCGATCTCGCTGGACAACGCGCGCCTGTACCGCGACCTCGCCGAGCGCGAAGCGAAAATCCGTCGGCTGGTCGATGCGAACATCATTGGCATCGTCGTGTGGAGCGTGGAGGGGAAGATCATCGAGGCCAACGACGCGTTCCTGCGCATGGTCGGTTACGCCCGGGATGAGCTGCTATCGGGTCTCGTGCATTGGCGCGACATGACCCCGCCGTCAATGCGCGCCAGCAGCGACGCCGCATTGGCAACCGCCATCCGCACCGGCCGCGCCCAGCCATTCGAAAAGGAATACATCCGCAAGGATGGCAGTCGGCTGCCGGTGATTGTCGGTCTGGCCGCATTCGAGGCGAGTCAGCAGCAGGGTTTGGCCTTCGTGCTGGATATCAGCGAACGCAAGCTCGCCGAAGAACACGTGCGCGAAGGCGAGCGCCGTTATCGCCAGGTGCAAACGGAACTGGCCCACGCCAATCGCGTAGCGACCATGGGCCAGTTGGCCGCGTCGATCGCTCACGAAGTCAATCAGCCAATAGCCGCCACGGTAACCAATGCCAATGCCGCGCTACGCTGGCTCGGTGCGCGGCCACCGAACCTCGACGAGGTGGAGCAGGGCCTGCGGCATATCATTGTCGACGGCAATCGCGCAGCCGACGTACTCGGGCGCATCCGCGCGCTGATTCACAAAACTCCACCGCAGCGCCAGCCTGTCAGCCTCAATCTGCTGATTGAGCAAATGGTCGATTTCAGCCGTGGCGAAGCGCTCAAGCACGGCGCCGAAGTCAGCGTTGAGCTGGCGGCAGATTTGCCTTTCGTAGTGGCGGACCGGGTCGAACTGCAACAGGTGTTGCTCAACCTGATCATCAATAGCCTCGAAGCCATGGCGAACATGGAGGTAGGGCAGCGGCGCCTGCTGATTCGCAGTGAAGCGTCAGGCGACAGCGTGCAAATCAGCGTGAGCGATTCAGGTCCGGGCTTCGCCTGCGAACAGGCAGAGCAAGTGTTCACGGCGTTCTACACCACCAAATCCACCGGGCTGGGCATGGGCCTGTCGATCTGCCGCACGATCATTGAAAGTCACGGCGGACGCTTGTGGGCCGAGCGCAATGAGCCGAGCGGGGCGCGGGTGGTGTTTGGCTTGCCGCGTTGTGAATGA
- a CDS encoding DUF6124 family protein, with amino-acid sequence MFKVTPNPPTTDPASPYESSASKKLHEAAERALDHYLGPAEILASTNTPEQMFLANPKYDTESLLANASESLGSATTMLYDFAALLDNPRRKTLLGIAQVVMLGEIAVNQALDKVEIAK; translated from the coding sequence ATGTTCAAAGTCACACCCAATCCCCCAACCACCGACCCCGCATCGCCCTACGAATCCAGCGCCTCGAAAAAGCTTCACGAAGCCGCCGAACGCGCCCTCGATCACTACCTCGGCCCCGCCGAAATTCTGGCCAGCACCAACACTCCGGAACAGATGTTCCTCGCCAACCCGAAATACGACACCGAGTCCCTGCTGGCCAACGCCAGCGAATCCCTCGGCTCGGCCACCACCATGCTCTACGACTTCGCCGCGCTGCTCGACAACCCGCGCCGTAAAACCCTGCTGGGCATCGCCCAGGTCGTCATGCTCGGCGAAATCGCGGTAAATCAGGCTTTGGATAAAGTCGAAATAGCCAAATAA
- a CDS encoding GlxA family transcriptional regulator, whose amino-acid sequence MHRVGYLLTEGFQVMALATQSVFEFANIVTGKAVYKVQNFSQAGGIVSSSLGLHVDTLPLTQAGLADSWLVAGTLTPLTPPDADVLHSVRGLVDGARRVAGICTGSFVLAQAGVLDNRRVTTHWAFAPALRRMHPSVNVEDDRIFIIDGPVWTSAGMTAGVDMALGMVEKDLGSEIARSVAHRLVMHQRRSGGQSQHSELLSLSPKSDRIQSALDYARKHLNRPLSVEELAEVVHLSPRQFTRVFTAETGQSPAKAIESLRLEAARLLIEQSSHSLDVVARETGFRDRRHMREVFMRGFGVPPQAVRRDSRRMV is encoded by the coding sequence ATGCATCGAGTCGGCTATCTGCTCACTGAAGGTTTTCAGGTCATGGCGCTGGCGACCCAGTCGGTGTTCGAGTTCGCCAACATCGTCACCGGCAAAGCCGTGTACAAGGTGCAGAACTTTTCCCAGGCCGGCGGCATCGTCAGCTCCTCGCTGGGCTTGCACGTCGATACGTTGCCACTGACGCAGGCGGGGCTGGCCGACAGTTGGCTGGTGGCTGGCACGCTGACACCGCTGACACCGCCCGATGCTGACGTGCTGCACAGCGTGCGCGGGCTCGTCGACGGCGCACGCCGCGTGGCCGGCATCTGCACCGGCTCGTTCGTATTGGCGCAGGCCGGTGTGCTGGATAACCGCCGCGTGACCACGCACTGGGCGTTCGCCCCGGCGCTGCGCAGGATGCATCCCTCGGTGAATGTCGAGGACGACCGCATCTTCATCATCGACGGCCCGGTGTGGACATCGGCGGGCATGACCGCTGGTGTCGACATGGCGCTGGGTATGGTCGAGAAGGATCTGGGCAGCGAAATCGCCCGCTCGGTCGCCCATCGACTGGTGATGCATCAGCGTAGGTCCGGAGGGCAGTCGCAGCATTCGGAACTGCTCTCGCTGTCGCCCAAATCCGACCGCATTCAGAGTGCGCTGGACTACGCGCGCAAGCACCTCAATCGCCCGCTGAGCGTCGAAGAACTGGCCGAAGTGGTGCACCTGAGTCCGCGGCAATTCACCCGCGTGTTCACCGCCGAAACCGGCCAGTCACCAGCCAAGGCGATAGAGAGCCTAAGGCTGGAAGCAGCGCGTTTGCTGATCGAGCAAAGCAGTCACAGTCTGGATGTGGTTGCAAGAGAAACCGGGTTTCGTGACCGCCGGCACATGCGCGAGGTGTTCATGCGCGGCTTTGGCGTGCCGCCGCAGGCGGTGCGGCGGGATTCGCGGCGGATGGTGTGA
- a CDS encoding LysR family transcriptional regulator has translation METLGNLLSFVRSAEAGSFSAAARRLGLTPAAVSRNVAQLEANLGVRLFQRSTRKLTLTEAGERFLANVGSGLESVQAAIADVAGNAGEPSGLLRLSAAPGFARDFLLPLMPEFLKQYPAVTPEWHVDNRQVDLIADGFDAAIGGGIELAQGVVARAIAPAHLILVASREYLSGRLRVQRIEELATLDHLAMRSVQTGKVRSWMLQGPDGQRAPLELTPRLLVNDPQALCQCARLGLGVALLAVPDVLPYLQDGTLERVLPGWHVDAGQIYLYFSSQKLLPAKTRAFVDFLVGQARQDGWATRLDARA, from the coding sequence ATGGAAACCTTAGGAAATTTGCTCTCATTCGTGCGCAGCGCCGAGGCGGGAAGCTTCTCTGCCGCCGCGCGGCGTCTGGGCCTGACACCCGCGGCGGTCAGTCGCAATGTCGCGCAACTGGAAGCCAACCTCGGCGTACGCTTGTTTCAGCGCAGCACACGCAAACTCACGCTGACCGAAGCGGGAGAACGCTTTCTGGCCAACGTCGGTTCGGGACTGGAGAGTGTTCAAGCGGCGATTGCCGACGTGGCCGGCAATGCCGGAGAGCCTTCAGGGCTTTTGCGTCTGAGCGCAGCACCCGGTTTCGCCAGGGATTTTCTGTTGCCGCTGATGCCCGAGTTTCTCAAGCAATACCCCGCCGTGACCCCTGAATGGCACGTCGACAATCGCCAGGTCGATCTCATCGCGGACGGGTTTGATGCGGCCATCGGCGGCGGCATCGAACTCGCGCAAGGTGTGGTCGCCAGAGCCATCGCCCCGGCGCATCTGATTCTGGTGGCCTCGCGGGAGTATCTGTCGGGGCGCTTGCGCGTCCAGCGCATTGAAGAGCTGGCGACGCTGGATCATCTGGCCATGCGCTCGGTGCAGACCGGCAAGGTGCGCAGCTGGATGCTGCAAGGGCCCGACGGGCAACGAGCGCCCCTGGAGTTGACGCCGCGCCTGTTGGTCAACGACCCGCAAGCGCTGTGTCAGTGCGCGCGCTTGGGATTAGGGGTTGCGCTGTTGGCGGTTCCGGACGTGCTGCCGTATCTGCAGGACGGCACGCTGGAGAGGGTTCTGCCGGGCTGGCATGTCGATGCGGGGCAGATTTATTTGTACTTTTCCAGCCAGAAACTGTTGCCGGCAAAGACCCGGGCTTTTGTGGATTTTCTGGTCGGTCAGGCTCGACAGGATGGGTGGGCGACTCGACTCGATGCTCGAGCTTAG
- a CDS encoding SDR family oxidoreductase: MKLEANTIFITGGTSGIGRALAEALHQRGNKVIIAGRRQTLLAEIAQANPGIDTVQLDINDAQQIKDVAAEVIRRHPSLNVIINNAGIMPFDNAGSGDYNDEQAVGLLQTNLLGPVRVSAAFVEHLKRQPEAYIINNSSVLAYLPLATTALYSATKAAIHSYSLSQRFMLRDTSVKVLEIAPPWVDTDLIHKSGDERAMPLGEFIEETLIKLETATTEVLVDRVLPLRANQGANEHGLIEQFNLSLLENPIPVA, from the coding sequence ATGAAACTTGAAGCCAACACGATCTTCATCACCGGCGGCACTTCCGGCATCGGCCGCGCACTGGCCGAGGCCCTGCATCAGCGCGGCAATAAGGTCATCATCGCTGGTCGTCGCCAGACCCTGCTGGCAGAGATTGCCCAGGCGAATCCGGGCATCGACACCGTGCAGCTGGACATCAACGATGCGCAGCAGATCAAGGACGTCGCCGCCGAAGTCATCCGCCGCCATCCGTCGTTGAACGTGATCATCAACAACGCCGGAATCATGCCCTTCGACAACGCGGGTTCCGGCGACTACAACGATGAACAGGCCGTCGGTCTGTTGCAGACCAACCTGCTCGGCCCAGTGCGCGTCAGCGCGGCGTTCGTCGAACACCTCAAGCGCCAGCCCGAGGCCTACATCATCAACAACAGCTCGGTGCTGGCCTACCTGCCGCTGGCGACCACGGCGCTATATTCGGCGACCAAAGCGGCGATCCATTCCTACTCGCTGTCGCAGCGTTTCATGCTGCGCGACACCAGCGTCAAGGTCCTGGAAATCGCGCCACCTTGGGTTGATACCGACCTGATTCACAAGAGCGGCGACGAGCGCGCCATGCCGCTGGGCGAGTTTATCGAGGAAACCCTGATCAAGCTGGAAACCGCCACCACCGAAGTGCTGGTTGACCGAGTCTTGCCGCTGCGAGCCAACCAGGGCGCGAACGAGCACGGGTTGATCGAGCAGTTCAACCTGTCGCTGCTGGAAAATCCTATTCCGGTGGCCTGA